From the Sphingomonas phyllosphaerae 5.2 genome, one window contains:
- the apaG gene encoding Co2+/Mg2+ efflux protein ApaG encodes MGALFPDAATTEAVTVRVSVSYLAEQSEPARGRWFWAYHIRIENHGAGPVQLLTRHWIITDGAGARHTVEGEGVVGEQPVIQPGASYDYVSGCPLATPSGAMQGSYRMVAADGRVFDAAIPRFALLAPAEAE; translated from the coding sequence ATCGGGGCGCTGTTCCCGGACGCCGCGACCACCGAGGCGGTGACGGTGCGCGTGTCGGTCAGCTATCTCGCCGAACAGTCGGAGCCGGCGCGAGGCCGGTGGTTCTGGGCCTATCATATCCGCATCGAAAACCACGGCGCAGGGCCGGTGCAATTGCTGACCCGGCACTGGATCATCACCGACGGTGCGGGTGCGCGCCACACGGTCGAGGGCGAGGGCGTGGTCGGCGAGCAGCCGGTGATCCAGCCGGGTGCGAGCTACGACTATGTTTCGGGCTGTCCGCTTGCGACGCCGAGCGGTGCGATGCAGGGCAGTTACCGGATGGTGGCGGCCGACGGGCGCGTGTTCGATGCGGCGATCCCGCGCTTCGCGCTGCTGGCGCCGGCCGAGGCGGAGTGA
- a CDS encoding DUF3772 domain-containing protein produces the protein MTIRFLIWALLLLTPLPLAAQAPADVAASAATRLARAEADVRAVDRALDLRVDDDGRDALRERIIAARVAATAATADLAEQLALVDARLGGLGPAGAAEAADLRMQRQRLARQHTILDSGVKRGRLIGVEAQQLADELDQSVADRFSQTIAARSPSPISPSFWIAVVQALPRDVRRAEHYVATGVDAIGRAGSGAVPWPALLGLIAALAIAGPARAAALRFGQRFLIEGAPGHRVRRSAAALWRVLVGTLAPFAAIALLTAGLRWSRLLPGGWDTLGDALTVATTYACFASSVIGALLMRSQPSWRVAPIADDVAIELRPYGWLLAAIAFLSYMLEAFNTAVGASPAAQSATHVVEIILHLALLAGALLALGRLRANRAEEESAAPARTGLGAVALLAWILAIATLFALLLGFLGFALFVMQLIGWGLVLASVTYLLMAAVDDMAVTLFARDSALGRAMSRGFGLRGAVVDQFGVLLSGISRLTLALVALGLFFVPFGAGGGIGTFLARLGLLAQGVQVGGIAVSPGAIIRGLAVLFVGLALVRAFRRWLEDKYLPATDLDGSARNSVGLVARYVGVALAVIWSLASLGIGVERIALLLSALSVGIGFGLQAITSNFVSGLILLAERPIKIGDWIRVGTDEGDVKRISVRSTEITLADHSTLIVPNSELITKSVLNKTLAGPLGRIQIQFSVPLEADADRVAAIVAETFAAEPAVLDDPKAAVFVDSIADGRIFFNCFAHVASPRAAYSARSAILTVLLRRFRADDIDIGTVPQRMELIGRGPEQP, from the coding sequence ATGACGATCCGTTTCCTGATCTGGGCGTTGCTCCTGCTGACGCCGCTACCGCTCGCCGCGCAGGCGCCGGCAGACGTCGCCGCTTCCGCCGCCACGCGGCTGGCCCGTGCCGAGGCCGATGTCCGCGCGGTCGATCGTGCCCTCGATCTGCGTGTCGACGACGATGGTCGCGATGCCTTGCGGGAACGGATCATCGCGGCGCGCGTCGCCGCCACTGCCGCAACGGCCGATCTTGCCGAACAGCTCGCGCTTGTCGACGCCCGCCTTGGCGGACTCGGCCCGGCAGGCGCCGCAGAAGCAGCCGACCTGCGCATGCAGCGTCAGCGCCTCGCGCGTCAGCACACGATCCTCGACTCCGGCGTCAAGCGCGGGCGGCTGATCGGTGTCGAGGCGCAACAGCTCGCCGACGAACTCGACCAGAGCGTCGCCGATCGCTTCAGCCAGACGATCGCGGCGCGCAGCCCCTCGCCGATCTCCCCGTCGTTCTGGATCGCGGTCGTCCAGGCGCTGCCCCGTGACGTGCGCCGCGCCGAGCACTATGTCGCGACCGGCGTCGACGCGATCGGGCGCGCCGGGTCCGGTGCGGTGCCGTGGCCGGCGTTGCTCGGGCTGATCGCTGCACTGGCGATCGCTGGCCCGGCCCGCGCCGCCGCGCTGCGCTTCGGCCAACGCTTCCTGATCGAAGGCGCCCCGGGCCACCGCGTTCGCCGCTCCGCCGCCGCGCTGTGGCGGGTATTGGTCGGCACGCTCGCGCCGTTCGCAGCGATCGCGCTGCTCACCGCCGGGCTGCGCTGGTCGCGGTTGCTGCCGGGCGGCTGGGACACGCTGGGCGACGCGCTGACCGTTGCCACGACCTACGCCTGTTTCGCTTCGTCGGTGATCGGTGCGCTGCTGATGCGCAGCCAGCCGAGCTGGCGCGTGGCGCCGATCGCCGATGACGTCGCGATCGAGCTGCGTCCCTATGGCTGGCTGCTCGCCGCCATCGCCTTCCTCAGCTACATGCTGGAGGCGTTCAACACCGCCGTCGGCGCCAGCCCGGCCGCGCAGAGCGCCACGCACGTGGTGGAGATCATCCTCCATCTCGCGCTGCTCGCCGGCGCGCTGCTCGCGCTCGGGCGGCTCCGTGCGAACCGCGCGGAGGAGGAGAGCGCCGCGCCGGCACGCACCGGGCTCGGCGCGGTCGCGCTGCTGGCGTGGATACTCGCGATCGCCACCCTGTTCGCACTCCTGCTCGGCTTCCTCGGCTTCGCACTGTTCGTGATGCAGCTGATCGGATGGGGGCTGGTGCTCGCCTCGGTGACCTACCTGCTGATGGCCGCGGTCGACGACATGGCGGTCACGCTGTTCGCGCGCGACAGTGCACTGGGCCGCGCGATGTCGCGTGGGTTCGGGCTGCGCGGCGCGGTGGTCGACCAGTTCGGCGTGCTGCTCTCGGGCATCTCGCGGCTCACGCTCGCGCTCGTCGCGCTCGGGCTGTTCTTCGTGCCGTTCGGCGCAGGCGGCGGGATCGGCACGTTCCTCGCACGGCTCGGGCTGCTGGCGCAGGGCGTCCAGGTCGGCGGCATCGCGGTCTCGCCGGGGGCGATCATCCGCGGGCTGGCGGTGCTGTTCGTCGGACTGGCGCTGGTTCGCGCCTTCCGCCGCTGGCTTGAGGACAAATACCTGCCGGCCACCGATCTCGACGGGTCGGCGCGCAACTCGGTCGGGCTGGTCGCGCGCTACGTCGGCGTCGCGCTGGCGGTGATCTGGTCGCTCGCCTCGCTGGGGATCGGGGTCGAGCGGATCGCGCTGCTGCTGTCCGCGCTGTCGGTCGGCATCGGCTTCGGTCTGCAGGCGATCACCTCGAACTTCGTTTCCGGACTGATCCTGCTGGCCGAGCGCCCGATCAAGATCGGCGACTGGATCCGCGTCGGCACCGACGAGGGCGATGTGAAGCGGATCAGCGTGCGTTCGACCGAGATCACGCTGGCCGATCACTCGACGCTGATCGTCCCCAATTCGGAGCTCATCACCAAGTCGGTACTGAACAAGACCCTGGCCGGTCCACTCGGCCGCATCCAGATCCAGTTCTCGGTTCCGCTGGAGGCCGATGCCGACCGGGTGGCCGCGATCGTTGCCGAGACGTTCGCGGCCGAGCCGGCAGTGCTCGACGATCCGAAAGCGGCGGTATTCGTCGACTCGATCGCCGACGGGCGAATCTTCTTCAACTGTTTTGCGCACGTCGCCTCGCCGCGTGCTGCCTATAGCGCGCGCAGCGCCATCCTCACCGTCCTGCTACGCCGCTTCCGCGCGGACGACATCGATATCGGCACGGTGCCGCAACGGATGGAGTTGATCGGGCGTGGTCCGGAACAGCCTTAG
- a CDS encoding LysR family transcriptional regulator, which produces MKRTHLPLNGLRVLDAAARHLSFTRAADELAVTPAAVGQQIRALEDTLGVVLFRRTTKGLELTPEGEAGLAPLRQAFLEFEEAVRAMQAGQSSKSLTIAAPRDVTEKWLLPRLAEIAALDPDLRFALVAADEGMDFTEANLDLAIRWGEGPGAHEGEAIESDGLVTVARAGGGPATAIQWPGAPDTDGAALVRVGDAGLAIDAAAAGLGRATVPEMLAARDIAAGRVVVVGDAQPSRIGYWLVAPTPQWRQRKVQALVEALGR; this is translated from the coding sequence GTGAAGCGTACGCACCTGCCGCTGAATGGTCTGCGCGTGCTCGATGCCGCCGCACGCCATCTGTCGTTCACGCGCGCCGCCGATGAGCTGGCGGTGACCCCGGCGGCAGTCGGGCAGCAGATTCGGGCGCTGGAAGATACGCTGGGCGTGGTGCTGTTCCGGCGCACGACCAAGGGACTGGAGCTGACGCCAGAGGGCGAGGCGGGGTTGGCGCCGTTGCGGCAGGCGTTCCTCGAGTTCGAGGAAGCGGTGCGTGCGATGCAGGCCGGGCAATCCTCCAAGTCGTTGACGATCGCTGCCCCTCGCGACGTGACCGAAAAGTGGTTGTTGCCGCGGCTGGCCGAGATCGCGGCGCTGGACCCGGATCTGCGCTTCGCACTGGTCGCGGCGGACGAGGGCATGGATTTCACCGAGGCGAACCTGGACCTTGCGATCCGCTGGGGCGAGGGGCCCGGTGCGCACGAGGGCGAGGCGATCGAGAGCGATGGTCTGGTGACGGTCGCGCGCGCGGGCGGCGGACCGGCGACGGCGATCCAGTGGCCGGGCGCTCCGGACACGGATGGTGCCGCGCTGGTGCGGGTCGGCGATGCGGGACTGGCGATCGACGCCGCCGCAGCGGGGCTGGGGCGCGCGACGGTGCCGGAGATGCTCGCCGCGCGCGATATTGCTGCCGGACGCGTGGTGGTGGTCGGCGACGCCCAGCCGTCGCGGATCGGTTACTGGCTGGTCGCGCCGACACCGCAGTGGCGGCAGCGGAAGGTGCAGGCGCTGGTCGAGGCGCTGGGCCGCTAG
- a CDS encoding MFS transporter gives MIRSRPPASHRLLAAFSLAHAGAVIGYLPLLSLLLPLKVARLAGEARIGWLTVAIVGGAIIASAGNILFGWLSDRSLARGGGRRRWMAGGAALLGATFATIALADRPVTLIAAVLLFQLAVNAILAPMMAIMADEIPDDQRGLASGLLALGPPAAGAVSALLVAAPGWGEPAQLALLGTLAAATLVPLLLVRGAPVAPDATPRPASAPRELFVASIARLLVQVAGSALSLYLLYYFQSISGPVAPALLAARVGTLLTISYILPLPVAVLAGRLSDRAAHRTPFLFGAAALAAAGLLTMAIGAHPAAGAIGFVLYSIAAAVFLALHAALAVRLLPDPRHRGRDLGLINLANTLPALLGPLLTWTLATPHDFTALLLVLAALTLAGGLAILPLRRGAPRSLRA, from the coding sequence ATGATCCGCTCCCGCCCCCCCGCCTCGCACCGGCTGCTCGCCGCCTTTTCGCTCGCCCATGCCGGCGCGGTGATCGGTTATCTGCCGCTGCTATCGCTGCTGCTGCCGCTCAAGGTCGCGCGCCTCGCCGGAGAGGCGCGGATCGGCTGGCTGACCGTCGCAATCGTCGGCGGCGCGATAATCGCCAGCGCCGGCAATATCTTGTTCGGCTGGCTGAGCGACCGCTCGCTGGCGCGCGGCGGCGGACGGCGCCGGTGGATGGCAGGCGGTGCGGCCCTGCTGGGCGCAACCTTCGCCACCATCGCGCTCGCCGACCGCCCAGTGACGCTGATCGCGGCGGTGCTGTTGTTCCAGCTTGCCGTCAACGCGATACTCGCGCCGATGATGGCGATCATGGCCGACGAAATCCCGGACGACCAGCGTGGTTTGGCCAGCGGGCTGCTGGCGCTCGGCCCACCCGCGGCCGGTGCGGTCTCGGCGCTGCTCGTCGCCGCCCCCGGATGGGGCGAGCCAGCACAGCTCGCGCTGCTCGGCACGCTTGCCGCGGCCACGCTCGTGCCGCTGCTGCTGGTCCGCGGCGCTCCTGTCGCGCCCGACGCGACTCCCCGCCCCGCCAGCGCCCCACGCGAGCTGTTCGTGGCCAGCATCGCGCGGCTGCTGGTGCAGGTCGCCGGCAGTGCGCTGTCGCTCTACCTCCTCTATTACTTCCAGAGCATCTCCGGTCCGGTCGCCCCCGCGCTGCTGGCCGCGCGGGTCGGCACGTTGCTGACGATCAGCTACATTCTCCCGCTTCCGGTCGCAGTCCTTGCCGGACGCCTTTCGGACCGCGCCGCACATCGCACGCCGTTCCTGTTCGGCGCAGCCGCGCTCGCGGCCGCCGGTCTGCTCACGATGGCGATCGGCGCGCACCCCGCGGCGGGCGCGATCGGCTTCGTCCTTTACTCGATCGCGGCGGCGGTGTTCCTCGCGCTCCACGCCGCTTTGGCGGTCCGCCTGCTCCCCGATCCGCGGCACCGTGGCCGCGACCTCGGACTCATCAACCTCGCCAACACGCTCCCGGCGCTACTCGGGCCGTTGCTCACCTGGACACTGGCGACCCCGCACGACTTTACCGCATTGCTGCTCGTTCTCGCCGCCCTGACGCTCGCAGGAGGCCTCGCGATCCTTCCGCTCCGCCGCGGCGCACCGCGATCGCTGCGCGCATAG
- a CDS encoding putative bifunctional diguanylate cyclase/phosphodiesterase, protein MGNDSRLAVAQVAGLRRQLPFLYALLIVNSLAIALTHRHNMPVYLSTGIPAALLFLSAMRLLHWWRHARHPDPPNPARAQRQLRLVTLLGAVIACAYVAWALALFRYGGAVDQAHVMIYLTTTTIGCIFCLATVPQVALLVGLIVIPSFIGACLLRQDVMYTVIAVNVALVLVVLLRVLFNGFDHFRQQVASQARLNRQHGELIRLNAENERLARTDSLTGLPNRRRFQDDLDELVRSGTAGPFAVGLLDLDRFKPVNDTFGHHVGDILLVRLAERIAGLLHGGATFYRLGGDEFGLLVPGEALIAGAIGARICQALEEPFAIGELTIAVGGSLGVALFPGSGVLATDLFDRADYALYHAKRVQGGGLCLFTHDLESAIRRDRAIEAALQASVFDDELQLYGQPIVGARTGRVEAIELLARWHSPLVGEIAPADFITVAERSTLIHAITLAVFRKGLAAARTLPDAVALSFNISACDLHSPATLAAIEHELLASGIAPSRIWVEVTETAVMREPAVAARMLQRLRGLGMKVALDDFGTGHSSLSNLHQLPLDKVKIDRSFIEGLREKRGSSVVEAMLGLCRALSLDCVAEGVQTSEQLEGLLRMGCEHVQGFLFAEPLPIAMLPEVVRIMGRRDAVT, encoded by the coding sequence ATGGGAAACGATTCCCGGCTGGCGGTGGCGCAGGTCGCCGGTCTCCGTCGCCAATTGCCGTTCCTCTACGCGTTGCTGATCGTCAACTCGCTGGCGATCGCGCTTACCCACCGCCACAACATGCCTGTCTATCTCAGCACGGGCATTCCGGCGGCCCTGCTGTTCCTCAGCGCGATGCGCCTGCTTCACTGGTGGCGGCACGCACGCCACCCTGATCCGCCGAACCCGGCGCGCGCACAGCGCCAGCTCCGGCTCGTCACGCTGCTCGGCGCGGTGATCGCCTGTGCGTATGTCGCGTGGGCGCTCGCGCTGTTTCGCTATGGCGGGGCGGTAGATCAGGCGCACGTCATGATCTATCTCACGACCACGACGATCGGGTGCATCTTCTGCCTCGCGACGGTGCCGCAGGTCGCGCTGCTGGTCGGGCTGATCGTGATTCCGTCGTTCATCGGCGCGTGCCTGCTGCGGCAGGACGTGATGTACACCGTGATCGCGGTGAATGTCGCGCTGGTACTGGTCGTGCTGCTGCGCGTGCTGTTCAACGGCTTCGATCATTTTCGCCAACAGGTCGCTTCGCAGGCGCGACTCAACCGCCAGCATGGCGAGCTGATCCGCCTGAACGCCGAGAACGAGCGGCTGGCGCGCACCGACAGCCTGACCGGGCTGCCCAATCGCCGCCGTTTCCAGGACGATCTCGATGAACTGGTGCGCAGCGGCACTGCGGGGCCGTTCGCGGTCGGGCTGCTCGATCTCGACCGGTTCAAACCCGTCAACGACACCTTCGGCCATCACGTCGGCGACATTCTGCTGGTCCGGCTGGCCGAACGCATCGCCGGATTGCTGCACGGCGGCGCCACCTTCTACCGGCTGGGCGGCGACGAGTTCGGGCTGCTGGTGCCGGGCGAGGCGTTGATCGCGGGGGCGATCGGGGCGCGCATCTGCCAGGCGCTGGAGGAGCCGTTCGCGATCGGCGAGCTGACCATCGCGGTCGGCGGCTCGCTCGGGGTCGCGCTGTTCCCCGGGTCGGGCGTGCTCGCCACCGACCTGTTCGACCGTGCCGATTATGCGCTCTACCATGCCAAGCGCGTGCAGGGCGGCGGGCTGTGCCTCTTCACGCATGACCTGGAAAGCGCGATCCGGCGCGACCGCGCGATCGAGGCGGCGTTGCAGGCGAGCGTGTTCGACGACGAACTCCAGTTGTACGGCCAGCCGATCGTCGGGGCGCGTACCGGCCGCGTCGAGGCGATCGAGCTGCTGGCGCGCTGGCACAGCCCGCTGGTCGGCGAGATCGCACCCGCCGACTTCATCACCGTCGCCGAACGATCCACGTTGATCCACGCCATCACGCTCGCGGTGTTCCGCAAGGGGCTGGCCGCGGCGCGCACGCTGCCCGATGCCGTCGCACTGTCCTTCAACATCTCGGCATGCGACCTGCATTCGCCCGCGACACTGGCGGCGATCGAACACGAACTGCTCGCCTCGGGCATCGCGCCGTCGCGGATCTGGGTCGAGGTCACCGAGACGGCGGTGATGCGCGAACCCGCGGTCGCGGCGCGGATGCTGCAACGGCTGCGCGGGCTCGGCATGAAGGTGGCGCTCGATGATTTCGGCACCGGTCATTCCAGCCTCAGCAACCTCCACCAGCTCCCGCTCGACAAGGTCAAGATCGACCGCAGCTTCATCGAGGGCCTGCGCGAGAAGCGTGGCTCGTCGGTAGTGGAGGCGATGCTTGGACTGTGCCGTGCGCTCTCGCTCGATTGCGTCGCGGAGGGGGTGCAGACCAGCGAGCAGCTGGAGGGGTTGCTGCGCATGGGCTGCGAGCATGTGCAGGGCTTCCTCTTCGCCGAGCCGCTGCCGATCGCGATGCTGCCCGAAGTGGTGCGGATCATGGGCCGCCGCGACGCCGTCACCTAG
- a CDS encoding trans-sulfuration enzyme family protein — protein sequence MKRHSGQDRSITQAWRPATLAVRGGTARSEYGETSEAIFLTSGYAYDCAEDAAARFAGEQQGMTYSRLQNPTVEMLEKRIALLEGAEACRTMATGMAAMTAVLLCQLQQGDHVVAGRAAFGSCRWLVDTLLPKFGISTTTVDARDPQAFQDAVKPNTKVFFFETPANPTMDIVDLRAVCGIARERGIVSVVDNAFATPALQRPMEFGADVTAYSATKMMDGQGRVLAGAVCGTEDFITNTLLPFTRNTGPTLSAFNAWVVLKGLETLDLRIRRQSENAIEVGRFLEGRVPRVLHPGLPSHPQHELAMSQMSAAGGIFAFEVADRAQAHALLNGLELIDISNNIGDSRSLMTHPASTTHYGVSADARAEMGVTEGLLRLNVGLEDPRDVIDDLDRALGRAGL from the coding sequence ATGAAGCGGCATAGCGGACAGGATCGGTCGATCACGCAAGCCTGGCGTCCGGCGACTCTCGCGGTTCGCGGCGGCACGGCGCGATCAGAATATGGCGAGACGTCGGAGGCGATCTTCCTCACCTCGGGCTACGCCTACGATTGTGCGGAGGACGCGGCGGCACGCTTCGCGGGCGAGCAGCAGGGGATGACCTACTCGCGGCTACAGAACCCGACCGTCGAGATGCTGGAAAAGCGGATCGCGTTGCTGGAGGGCGCCGAGGCGTGCCGTACGATGGCGACCGGGATGGCGGCGATGACGGCGGTGCTGCTGTGCCAGTTGCAACAGGGCGACCATGTCGTGGCCGGGCGCGCAGCGTTCGGTTCGTGCCGCTGGCTGGTCGATACGCTGCTGCCCAAGTTCGGGATCAGCACCACCACCGTCGATGCGCGCGACCCGCAGGCATTCCAGGACGCGGTGAAGCCCAACACCAAGGTCTTCTTCTTCGAGACGCCTGCCAATCCGACGATGGACATCGTGGACTTGCGCGCCGTGTGCGGGATCGCGCGCGAGCGCGGGATCGTGAGCGTGGTCGACAACGCCTTCGCGACGCCGGCGCTGCAGCGACCGATGGAGTTCGGCGCCGACGTGACCGCTTATTCCGCGACCAAGATGATGGACGGCCAGGGCCGCGTGCTGGCGGGTGCGGTGTGCGGGACCGAGGATTTCATCACCAACACGCTGCTGCCGTTCACGCGCAACACCGGGCCGACGCTGTCGGCGTTCAACGCGTGGGTGGTGCTCAAGGGGCTGGAGACGCTTGACCTGCGCATCCGCCGGCAATCGGAGAATGCGATCGAGGTCGGGCGTTTCCTGGAAGGTCGCGTGCCGCGAGTCCTGCACCCGGGCTTGCCGAGCCATCCGCAGCACGAGCTGGCGATGAGCCAGATGAGCGCGGCGGGCGGGATCTTCGCATTCGAGGTGGCGGACCGTGCACAGGCGCACGCGCTGCTCAACGGGCTGGAGCTGATCGACATCTCTAACAACATCGGCGACTCGCGCTCCCTGATGACCCACCCGGCGTCGACCACCCATTACGGTGTGTCGGCGGACGCGCGTGCCGAGATGGGGGTGACGGAGGGACTGTTGCGGCTGAACGTCGGACTGGAAGACCCGCGCGACGTGATCGACGACCTCGATCGCGCATTGGGACGAGCCGGACTGTGA
- a CDS encoding SDR family oxidoreductase, with product MTDHPTPPYPEQQQSMPGSTEAMNPRPDHGEESYVGHGRLADRKTLVTGGDSGIGRAVALAFAREGADVAIAYLSEHDDTEETKRLVEAAGRQALLLPGDISDPAHARSVVAQTVEAFGRIDVLVNNAAHQATFQKLTDISDEEWQLTFAVNMHAMFYLSKAAVPHMRAGASIINTTSINAENPNQQLLAYATTKGAIHNFTAGLAQMLAEQKIRVNAVAPGPVWTPLIPSTMPTEEVKSFGENTPLGRAAQPAELAPPYVMLASDEASYITGATIPVTGGRPFL from the coding sequence ATGACCGACCACCCCACCCCGCCCTACCCCGAACAGCAACAATCGATGCCCGGATCGACGGAGGCGATGAACCCGCGACCCGATCATGGCGAGGAAAGCTACGTCGGCCATGGCCGGCTTGCCGACCGCAAGACGCTGGTCACCGGCGGCGACAGCGGGATCGGTCGCGCGGTGGCGCTCGCCTTCGCGCGCGAAGGCGCCGATGTGGCCATCGCCTACCTGAGCGAGCATGACGACACGGAGGAGACGAAGCGGCTGGTCGAGGCGGCGGGGCGGCAGGCCTTGCTCCTGCCCGGCGACATCAGCGATCCCGCCCACGCCCGCTCGGTCGTCGCGCAGACGGTGGAGGCGTTCGGGCGCATCGACGTACTGGTCAACAATGCCGCGCATCAGGCGACCTTCCAGAAGCTGACCGACATCTCGGACGAGGAATGGCAGCTGACCTTCGCGGTCAACATGCATGCGATGTTCTACCTGTCGAAGGCCGCGGTGCCGCACATGCGCGCGGGGGCGTCGATCATCAACACCACCTCGATCAACGCCGAGAACCCGAACCAGCAATTGCTCGCCTATGCGACGACGAAGGGCGCGATCCACAATTTCACCGCCGGGCTGGCACAGATGCTGGCGGAACAGAAGATCCGCGTGAACGCGGTCGCGCCGGGGCCGGTCTGGACGCCGCTGATCCCGTCGACGATGCCGACCGAGGAAGTGAAGAGCTTCGGGGAAAACACGCCGCTGGGCCGCGCGGCGCAACCCGCAGAGCTCGCCCCACCCTATGTCATGCTCGCGAGCGACGAGGCCAGCTACATCACCGGCGCGACGATCCCGGTGACCGGGGGGCGTCCCTTCCTCTGA